In Streptomyces sp. NBC_01707, a genomic segment contains:
- a CDS encoding alpha/beta hydrolase — MRRTAVLGSAGTLIAGTLIAGAIAAPTATADGRHHSGSEARGVQIAAARAAHTGIDWKDCPADWALSTPIQCGWVTVPLDYAKPHGKQIKLAVDRHVSTGTKAERQGALLYNPGGPGGSGLRFPTRITNKNPLWTKAAKAYDFVGFDPRGVGHSAPISCVDPQEFVKAPKADPVPDSEADKRAQRKLAAEYADGCAERSGDMLPHMTTPNTARDLDVIRAALGEKKLNFLGVSYGTYLGAVYGTLFPDHVRRMIVDSVVNPAKDNIWYEANLNQDIAFQQRWEDWTAWVAKNDAAFHIGTTPAQVEQEWLKLRASAKKSPIGGVVGPAELIGFFQNAPYYDSTWVLVAQTWSDYRAGDTQALVDAAGPDMSDLAGNASSENGNAVYTAVECADAKWPTSWQKWDRDNTRLHKDYPFMTWANAWMNLPCATWSAKQQTPLEVKTGKGLPPVLIVQSTRDAATPYEGAVELHKRFKGSRLITEKDAGSHGVTGLVNPCINDRVDNYLLTGQTDRQDVTCAPHATPKP; from the coding sequence TTGAGACGCACAGCAGTGCTCGGCTCGGCCGGCACTCTGATCGCGGGCACGCTCATAGCGGGCGCGATAGCCGCACCGACGGCCACAGCCGACGGCCGCCACCACAGCGGTTCGGAGGCACGCGGCGTCCAGATCGCCGCCGCACGTGCGGCCCACACCGGCATCGACTGGAAGGACTGCCCGGCCGACTGGGCCCTGTCCACTCCGATCCAGTGCGGCTGGGTGACCGTACCGCTGGACTACGCCAAGCCCCACGGCAAGCAGATCAAGCTCGCCGTCGACCGGCACGTCAGCACCGGTACGAAGGCGGAGCGGCAGGGCGCGCTGCTCTACAACCCGGGCGGCCCCGGCGGCTCCGGGCTGCGGTTCCCCACCCGGATCACCAACAAGAACCCGCTGTGGACGAAGGCCGCGAAGGCGTACGACTTCGTCGGCTTCGACCCCCGCGGTGTCGGCCACTCGGCGCCGATCTCCTGCGTCGACCCGCAGGAGTTCGTGAAGGCCCCGAAGGCCGACCCGGTACCCGACAGCGAGGCCGACAAGCGCGCCCAGCGCAAGCTCGCCGCCGAGTACGCGGACGGCTGCGCCGAGCGCAGCGGTGACATGCTGCCGCACATGACGACGCCGAACACCGCACGCGACCTGGATGTCATCCGCGCCGCGCTCGGTGAGAAGAAGCTCAACTTCCTGGGCGTCTCCTACGGCACCTACCTGGGGGCGGTCTACGGCACGCTGTTCCCGGACCACGTCCGGCGCATGATCGTCGACAGCGTGGTCAACCCGGCGAAGGACAACATCTGGTACGAGGCCAACCTCAACCAGGACATCGCCTTCCAGCAGCGCTGGGAGGACTGGACGGCGTGGGTGGCCAAGAACGACGCGGCCTTCCACATCGGCACCACGCCTGCCCAGGTCGAGCAGGAGTGGCTGAAGCTGCGCGCTTCGGCCAAGAAGAGCCCGATCGGCGGCGTCGTCGGACCCGCCGAGCTCATCGGCTTCTTCCAGAACGCGCCGTACTACGACTCCACCTGGGTCCTCGTCGCCCAGACCTGGAGCGACTACCGGGCGGGCGACACCCAGGCGCTGGTCGACGCCGCGGGCCCCGACATGTCGGATCTCGCGGGGAACGCCTCCTCGGAGAACGGCAACGCCGTGTACACGGCTGTCGAGTGCGCGGACGCCAAGTGGCCCACCAGCTGGCAGAAGTGGGACCGCGACAACACCCGGCTGCACAAGGACTACCCGTTCATGACCTGGGCCAACGCCTGGATGAACCTGCCCTGTGCGACCTGGTCGGCCAAGCAGCAGACCCCGCTGGAGGTCAAGACCGGCAAGGGCCTGCCGCCGGTGCTGATCGTGCAGTCCACGCGTGACGCCGCCACTCCGTACGAGGGTGCCGTCGAGCTGCACAAGCGTTTCAAGGGCTCGCGTCTGATCACCGAGAAGGACGCCGGCTCGCACGGTGTCACGGGCCTGGTCAACCCCTGCATCAACGACCGGGTGGACAACTACCTGCTCACCGGGCAGACCGACCGGCAGGACGTGACGTGCGCCCCGCACGCGACCCCGAAGCCGTAG
- a CDS encoding NAD-dependent epimerase/dehydratase family protein, producing MGKGHAWILGATGQIGRAAVRTLVEDGWEVTAVSRGGARDEQWADGVRTATLDRDEEGALAAALGDGCDVLVDMVAYGEQHARQLTGLADRIGSAVVISSGAVYEDDRGRSFDTQGEPDGAPRYPVPIPETQRTVAPGDATYGTRKIRLERDLLAAGDALPVTLLRAGAIHGPHCRSPRELYFVKRLLDGRGRRVLAYNGTSRFHPVHVSNVAELIRLAAAQPGSRVLNAADPQAPTIAEIASAVDRVLGLETETVLVDGAPPVGDVGDTPWSSAHPIVYDMTAAGKELGYRPVTGYVESLPETVEWLIGQLDGRDWRDAFPAMLRAYGEGLFNYEAEDAWLERYDRERRAR from the coding sequence ATGGGCAAAGGGCACGCATGGATTCTTGGAGCGACGGGACAGATCGGGCGGGCCGCGGTGCGGACGCTCGTCGAGGACGGCTGGGAGGTGACGGCGGTCTCGCGCGGCGGTGCGCGGGACGAGCAGTGGGCCGACGGCGTACGGACGGCGACCCTGGACCGGGACGAGGAGGGGGCGCTCGCCGCCGCGCTGGGCGACGGCTGTGACGTACTCGTCGACATGGTGGCGTACGGCGAGCAGCACGCCCGGCAGCTGACCGGGCTCGCCGACCGGATAGGTTCGGCGGTCGTCATCTCCAGCGGTGCGGTGTACGAGGACGATCGTGGCCGCAGCTTCGACACCCAGGGCGAGCCCGACGGTGCCCCGCGGTACCCGGTGCCGATCCCGGAGACACAGCGCACGGTGGCGCCGGGGGACGCGACGTACGGCACCAGGAAGATCCGGCTGGAGCGGGATCTGCTGGCGGCGGGGGACGCCCTGCCGGTGACGCTGCTGCGGGCAGGTGCGATCCATGGCCCGCACTGCCGCTCGCCCCGCGAGCTGTATTTCGTGAAGCGGCTGCTGGACGGGCGCGGACGACGGGTGCTCGCGTACAACGGCACGAGTCGCTTCCATCCGGTCCACGTGTCCAACGTGGCCGAACTGATCCGGCTCGCCGCCGCGCAGCCCGGGTCGAGGGTGCTCAATGCGGCCGATCCTCAGGCGCCCACGATCGCGGAGATCGCGTCGGCCGTCGACCGCGTGCTCGGCCTGGAGACGGAGACGGTGTTGGTGGACGGAGCGCCGCCGGTGGGCGACGTCGGCGATACGCCGTGGAGCAGTGCGCATCCCATCGTGTACGACATGACTGCCGCCGGGAAGGAGCTCGGCTACCGGCCGGTGACGGGTTACGTGGAGTCGCTGCCGGAGACCGTCGAGTGGCTCATCGGGCAGCTGGACGGCCGGGACTGGCGGGACGCCTTCCCGGCGATGCTGCGGGCATACGGCGAGGGACTCTTCAACTATGAGGCGGAGGACGCCTGGCTGGAGCGGTATGACCGGGAACGGCGGGCGCGGTAG
- a CDS encoding 1-acyl-sn-glycerol-3-phosphate acyltransferase gives MFYYVLKYVILGPLLRLLFRPRIEGLEHIPEEGAAIVAGNHLSFSDHFLMPAIIKRRITFLAKAEYFTGPGLKGRLTAAFFRSAGQIPVDRSGKEAGQAAIREGLGVLNKGELLGIYPEGTRSHDGRLYKGKVGVAVMAIKAQVPVVPCAMVGTFEIQPPGKVVPRIKQVTIRFGEPLDFARYAGMENQKAAIRAVTDEIMYAILGLSGQEYVDEYAVKVKAAQAGQTKKFPRLRR, from the coding sequence GTGTTCTATTACGTGCTCAAATACGTCATTCTGGGGCCGTTGCTGCGGTTGCTGTTCCGGCCCAGGATCGAGGGACTGGAGCACATTCCGGAGGAGGGCGCGGCGATCGTCGCCGGCAACCATCTGTCGTTCTCCGACCATTTCCTGATGCCCGCGATCATCAAGCGGCGCATCACCTTCCTTGCCAAGGCGGAGTACTTCACCGGCCCGGGGCTGAAGGGGCGGCTCACCGCCGCGTTCTTCCGCAGCGCCGGACAGATCCCGGTGGACCGGTCCGGCAAGGAAGCGGGGCAGGCCGCGATCCGGGAAGGCCTCGGGGTGCTGAACAAGGGCGAGCTGCTCGGGATCTATCCGGAGGGGACCCGTTCGCACGACGGCCGGCTCTACAAGGGCAAGGTCGGTGTCGCGGTGATGGCGATCAAGGCCCAGGTGCCGGTGGTGCCGTGCGCGATGGTCGGTACGTTCGAGATCCAGCCTCCCGGCAAGGTCGTACCGCGGATCAAGCAGGTCACCATCCGCTTCGGTGAGCCGCTGGACTTCGCCCGCTACGCCGGGATGGAGAATCAGAAGGCGGCGATCCGGGCGGTCACCGACGAGATCATGTACGCGATCCTCGGGCTCTCCGGTCAGGAGTACGTCGACGAGTACGCGGTCAAGGTGAAGGCCGCGCAGGCCGGACAGACGAAGAAGTTCCCGAGACTGCGACGCTGA
- a CDS encoding glycosyltransferase: MVSTNYAPEHTGIGPYATGIAEHWARRGHDTHVLAGLPHYPSWRLDPAYRTVWRATEQRAGVTVHRRRHSVPPRQSALRRALFESSILAHGLVAPPRTGRLDAVLAQLPSLAGGVLGVRVAARYRAPYVPVVQDLMGAAAAQSGIQGGGRAAELAERAESWVLRRATLVGVIHETFVERVRAMGVDPGRIRLVPNWSHIQAPSAPRERTRERLGWRPEQTVVLHSGNMGLKQGLEVLVDAARRDPATRIVLMGDGNQREHLAALAEGLPNLEFLPPVDDADFPDVLAAADVLAVTQRASVLDMSVPSKLTSYFAAGRPVVASVAAEGGTAREALRSGAAMLVEPENPDQFLSAVRRLAADPKMADELGAAGPRHVAAHLSREAGLARIDALIDEAMGGLGR; this comes from the coding sequence CTGGTGTCCACCAACTACGCGCCCGAGCACACCGGTATCGGCCCCTATGCCACCGGCATCGCCGAGCACTGGGCGCGGCGCGGCCACGACACCCATGTCCTCGCCGGGCTCCCGCACTACCCGTCCTGGCGCCTCGACCCCGCCTACCGCACGGTGTGGCGGGCGACCGAGCAGCGCGCCGGAGTCACCGTGCACCGCAGGCGGCACAGCGTCCCACCGCGCCAGAGCGCCCTGCGCAGGGCCCTGTTCGAGAGCTCGATACTCGCCCACGGCCTGGTCGCGCCGCCCCGCACCGGCCGCCTCGACGCCGTACTCGCCCAACTGCCCAGCCTCGCCGGGGGCGTGCTCGGCGTCCGCGTCGCCGCCCGGTACCGGGCACCGTACGTGCCGGTCGTGCAGGACCTCATGGGGGCCGCCGCCGCGCAGTCGGGTATCCAGGGCGGTGGCCGCGCCGCCGAGCTGGCCGAGCGCGCGGAGTCCTGGGTGCTGCGGCGTGCCACGCTGGTCGGCGTCATCCACGAGACGTTCGTCGAGCGGGTGCGGGCCATGGGTGTCGACCCCGGACGCATACGCCTGGTGCCCAACTGGTCGCACATACAGGCCCCTTCGGCGCCACGCGAGCGTACCCGCGAGCGGCTCGGCTGGCGGCCGGAGCAGACCGTGGTCCTGCACTCCGGGAACATGGGCCTCAAGCAGGGCCTGGAGGTACTGGTGGACGCAGCCCGCCGCGACCCGGCCACCCGGATCGTCCTGATGGGCGACGGCAACCAGCGCGAGCACCTCGCCGCACTCGCCGAGGGGCTGCCCAACCTGGAGTTCCTGCCGCCGGTGGACGACGCCGACTTCCCGGACGTCCTGGCCGCCGCCGACGTCCTCGCGGTGACCCAGCGCGCCTCCGTCCTCGACATGAGCGTCCCCTCCAAGCTCACCTCCTACTTCGCGGCGGGCCGCCCGGTGGTCGCCTCGGTCGCTGCCGAAGGTGGTACGGCCCGCGAAGCGCTGCGATCAGGTGCCGCAATGCTTGTGGAACCGGAGAATCCTGATCAGTTCCTGTCAGCGGTGCGTAGACTCGCCGCAGATCCGAAGATGGCGGACGAGTTGGGCGCGGCGGGTCCGCGCCATGTAGCGGCCCATCTGTCACGGGAGGCGGGTCTCGCGCGCATCGACGCGCTGATCGACGAGGCAATGGGGGGACTTGGAAGGTGA
- a CDS encoding lipopolysaccharide biosynthesis protein has product MNETHVPVRGEDEPEQLREQFRQLLRYRWLIGGGVGIGLLAGAWLGVTGADSYAATTDIVLRAPTSDPFAPTLSGDKALNMGSERQTALSRSVAQGAAKQLGMSADEVDQLQSGLQVTNPPQTLVLHFTYNASDPKEAARRANALTTSYIDMRKDQWESVRDSMLKSLQDQLNPVAKQNDELSRQIKQLPDGSAADSAYAVQANLLNRITDLRSKITSLKALDMTPGNVIRNATAPSSSDGPGLPLSLGLGGLVGVGLGLLGAWVRLVFDPAPRSAGDVARAVRGPVLGALPRGSAGTLVVGHTDSRAAEEYRSIAFRLAYDERFADRRRLLVVAPRGSMGSSVAVAVNLAASFAETGKNVLLVEADLRTPSLSERLDVSVASRPRWSRTGEHAEGEWPSRGQLLFDAGESGSFGLVPGERVRNVPRALTSARTTRLIAEADDPDATVVVVAPPVLAYADALALVDRVDGVLIVCDPRTVHRADLMRIRELIVGAGGTVLGAVTHTDSKRDRTPAARRGSRRRASKGQPAPTPEPSNTPEPERHFDGDGSDTVALRTVRSGDR; this is encoded by the coding sequence GTGAACGAGACACACGTTCCCGTCCGGGGGGAGGACGAGCCGGAGCAGTTGCGTGAGCAGTTCCGCCAACTCCTGCGCTACCGGTGGCTGATAGGTGGCGGTGTCGGCATCGGACTGCTGGCCGGCGCCTGGCTCGGCGTCACCGGCGCCGACAGCTACGCCGCCACCACCGACATCGTGCTCCGCGCGCCCACGAGCGACCCCTTCGCGCCGACGCTCTCCGGCGACAAGGCGCTCAACATGGGTTCCGAGCGGCAGACGGCCCTCAGCCGCTCGGTCGCGCAAGGCGCCGCGAAGCAGCTCGGGATGAGCGCGGACGAGGTGGACCAGCTCCAGAGCGGGCTCCAGGTCACCAACCCGCCGCAGACCCTCGTGCTGCACTTCACGTACAACGCGTCCGACCCGAAGGAGGCGGCGCGCCGCGCCAACGCCCTCACCACGTCGTACATCGACATGCGCAAGGACCAGTGGGAGTCCGTCCGCGACTCGATGCTCAAGAGCCTGCAGGACCAGCTCAATCCGGTCGCCAAGCAGAACGACGAGCTCTCCCGGCAGATCAAGCAGCTTCCCGACGGATCAGCAGCGGACTCCGCCTACGCGGTGCAGGCCAACCTGCTCAACCGCATCACCGACCTCCGCAGCAAGATCACCAGCCTGAAGGCGCTCGACATGACGCCCGGCAACGTGATCCGCAACGCCACGGCCCCCTCCTCGTCCGACGGGCCCGGGCTGCCGCTGTCACTCGGTCTCGGCGGCCTCGTCGGCGTCGGTCTCGGCCTGCTCGGCGCCTGGGTGCGGCTCGTCTTCGACCCGGCGCCCCGCTCGGCCGGTGACGTCGCCCGCGCCGTCCGCGGTCCCGTCCTCGGCGCGCTGCCCCGCGGCTCGGCGGGAACCCTGGTGGTCGGACACACCGACTCCCGGGCGGCCGAGGAGTATCGCTCGATCGCCTTCCGCCTCGCTTACGACGAGCGCTTCGCCGACCGGCGCCGACTGCTCGTCGTCGCCCCGCGCGGCTCCATGGGGTCGAGTGTCGCCGTCGCGGTCAACCTCGCCGCCTCGTTCGCCGAGACCGGCAAGAACGTCCTGCTGGTCGAGGCCGACCTGCGCACCCCGTCGCTCTCCGAGCGGCTCGACGTGTCCGTCGCCTCCCGGCCCCGCTGGAGCCGTACCGGCGAGCACGCCGAGGGCGAGTGGCCGAGCAGAGGACAACTCCTCTTCGACGCGGGCGAGTCGGGATCCTTCGGGCTCGTCCCCGGCGAACGCGTGCGCAACGTTCCGCGCGCGCTGACCTCCGCCCGGACCACCCGGCTGATCGCCGAGGCAGACGATCCGGACGCCACCGTCGTGGTCGTGGCCCCGCCCGTCCTCGCGTACGCCGACGCCCTCGCGCTCGTCGACCGGGTCGACGGCGTGCTCATCGTCTGCGACCCGCGAACCGTGCACCGCGCCGACCTGATGCGTATCCGCGAACTGATCGTCGGTGCCGGCGGTACCGTTCTCGGTGCGGTGACGCACACCGACTCCAAGAGGGACCGGACGCCCGCCGCCCGCCGTGGCAGCAGACGCCGGGCCTCCAAGGGCCAGCCGGCCCCCACTCCCGAGCCGAGCAACACCCCCGAACCCGAGCGGCACTTCGACGGCGACGGCAGCGACACGGTCGCGCTGCGCACCGTCCGCTCGGGGGACCGGTGA
- a CDS encoding WcaF family extracellular polysaccharide biosynthesis acetyltransferase codes for MRDLPAFTLAGYDKGRGILVQALWFAVMNTVFMAWFTPARVRTALLRAFGAEIGTGVLIRHRVRVLWPWKLTVGDHTWIGEGAWILNLEPVTLGAHVCLSQEAMLCTGSHDHRAADFRYRNAPITVDDGAWVATRAMVLAGVKVGRCAVVGAGAVLHKDLPELTLHTADNRRRPVEEPA; via the coding sequence ATGCGTGATCTCCCGGCCTTCACACTGGCCGGATACGACAAGGGGCGCGGGATACTCGTCCAGGCGCTCTGGTTCGCGGTGATGAACACCGTCTTCATGGCGTGGTTCACCCCGGCCCGGGTCAGGACGGCGCTGCTGCGGGCCTTCGGCGCCGAGATCGGCACGGGGGTGCTCATCCGGCACCGGGTGCGCGTGCTCTGGCCGTGGAAGCTGACGGTCGGCGACCACACCTGGATCGGCGAGGGGGCGTGGATCCTCAACCTGGAGCCGGTCACCCTCGGCGCCCATGTGTGCCTGTCCCAGGAGGCCATGCTGTGCACCGGCAGCCACGACCACCGCGCCGCCGACTTCCGTTACCGCAACGCACCGATCACCGTCGACGACGGAGCCTGGGTAGCGACCCGGGCCATGGTCCTCGCCGGGGTGAAGGTCGGCCGCTGCGCCGTCGTGGGTGCGGGCGCGGTCCTTCACAAGGACCTGCCCGAGTTGACCCTGCACACCGCCGACAACCGGCGCCGACCCGTCGAGGAGCCCGCGTGA
- a CDS encoding glycosyltransferase: MRVLHAVTLHSPTHAFGGPVRVALNLCKGLRERGHDARLTALADGFQGPLPEEVEGVPARLHQARRILPLGFSGLTSPSLLAGAHRLVRQADVVHVHLARDLVTLPVALAALHAGKPLVLQTHGMVDPSERRSARVLDAVAVRRVLRGATAVLHLTTRELRDLEAVVGGTGLARAVRLVNGVPAQPEGPAPEGPPRVLYAARLQARKRPVDLVEAAPAILARHPEATFVVAGPDEGELDAVRRRIDELGLAARVSCPGPLDGPRMTEELRRAHVYVLPSVDEPFPMSVLESMAVGTPVVVTDSNGLARDVDRAGAGRVVTGADGIAPAVLDLLDPAARRAASEAARKLTAETFAMDAVLGTLLDVYERA, from the coding sequence GTGAGAGTGCTGCACGCGGTCACCCTGCACAGCCCCACCCACGCCTTCGGCGGCCCGGTCCGGGTCGCCCTCAACCTCTGCAAGGGACTGCGGGAACGCGGGCACGACGCCCGGCTCACCGCCCTCGCCGACGGCTTCCAGGGGCCGCTGCCCGAGGAGGTGGAGGGCGTGCCCGCCCGCCTCCACCAGGCCCGCAGGATCCTGCCGTTGGGGTTCAGCGGCCTGACCTCGCCGTCCCTGCTCGCCGGCGCCCACCGTCTCGTGCGGCAGGCCGACGTCGTCCATGTGCATCTGGCCCGCGACCTGGTGACCTTGCCGGTGGCGCTCGCCGCGCTACATGCCGGGAAGCCGCTGGTCCTCCAGACGCACGGCATGGTCGACCCGAGCGAGCGGCGCTCGGCCAGGGTTCTCGACGCGGTCGCGGTGCGGCGGGTGCTGCGCGGTGCCACCGCCGTCCTGCACCTCACCACGCGTGAACTGCGGGACCTGGAGGCCGTGGTGGGCGGGACGGGCCTCGCCCGCGCCGTCCGCCTGGTGAACGGCGTGCCCGCGCAGCCCGAGGGCCCGGCACCGGAGGGACCGCCGCGCGTCCTGTACGCGGCCCGGCTCCAGGCCCGCAAACGCCCCGTCGACCTGGTGGAGGCGGCCCCCGCGATCCTGGCCCGGCACCCCGAGGCCACGTTCGTCGTGGCGGGCCCCGACGAGGGCGAACTCGACGCGGTGCGGCGGCGGATCGACGAGCTGGGACTCGCGGCGCGGGTGAGCTGCCCGGGACCGCTCGACGGGCCACGCATGACCGAGGAGTTGCGAAGGGCGCACGTGTACGTCCTGCCGTCGGTGGACGAGCCGTTCCCGATGTCGGTCCTGGAGTCGATGGCCGTGGGCACGCCGGTAGTGGTGACCGACTCCAACGGTCTGGCCCGCGACGTGGACCGGGCCGGCGCCGGCCGGGTGGTGACGGGAGCCGACGGCATCGCCCCGGCGGTGCTCGACCTGCTGGACCCGGCCGCCCGGCGCGCCGCGTCGGAGGCGGCCCGCAAGCTCACCGCCGAGACGTTCGCCATGGACGCCGTCCTCGGCACACTCCTCGACGTGTACGAGCGGGCGTAA
- a CDS encoding LamG-like jellyroll fold domain-containing protein produces MQRSRGLSAALVLSTAAGLGLVALPQPAVALTPPIAFTADDLPTWQTNGIVWALAEAGGTVFAGGTFSQVRPPDGGSGTAQNAVNFVALNAATGNPTSCNLSFTIGSGSATVRALAVSPDKKTLYAGGYFGAVNGTPVSSLAAIDIATCTPKANFHPSVSATVRTLAVTGDTVYLGGDFTSVGGSAHARYAAVDATSGAVKPFQADVDEPGRAVAVTPDGDNVILGGDFFTVNGANSHALAVVDSATGANVRTYPGFIENNSVVKALDTDATGFYTGNEGTGGGVFDGRIALDLSTLNQRWRDTCLGATQAVKSYQDVVYSASHAHDCSSVGEYPDGRRHHLLAEPTTGTNKLGWFPDTNDGLGEGIGPRAMAVSETSDNKYMWVGGEFTTVNGSAAQGLTRFAATPDVGAPTVPSVGAESVKPTEAHVRWRASLDTDDTKLTYKVYRNGGSTPVYTVDGDSVEWSRPQLSFTDTNVTAGSTYSYRVTATDGAGNASALSATASVTVPTSAQKYPAKVLDDGANLYWRYDESATPFVGDTSPGDQSGIHVNGPSLRQTPAAVTGPSTAIGFDGSDQIVYSDKRTTVPSQYSIETWFKTTTTSGGKLVGFGDNTTRASGNYDKHVYMRNDGRLVFGVWTGTARTITTPNSYNNGAWHHVVATQGSSGLALYVDGTQIGTLAESNSQAYSGYWHVGGDNLNGWPNQPSSNYFAGQIDETAIYPSVLSAAQVQSHYTLATAPADSVQTVRATDDTYVNAGAASTNYGTSSSLAVRGSAAYETYLRFDLPAAPAGTVLKSARLAVKTTTLSSAGSTDDYAVRPVTGSWTEAGTTFASKPALSSTSVGTLSGATDLSTVYSATLNTSALSPALGGSYDLALTSTGTDALWVWSSEASAAENTPQLVLTFGAP; encoded by the coding sequence ATGCAAAGATCCAGAGGGCTCAGCGCCGCTCTCGTCCTGTCCACCGCGGCGGGCCTGGGCCTGGTGGCCCTGCCGCAGCCGGCCGTCGCGCTGACCCCGCCCATCGCCTTCACCGCCGACGACCTGCCGACCTGGCAGACCAACGGCATCGTGTGGGCACTGGCGGAGGCGGGCGGCACCGTCTTCGCCGGCGGCACCTTCTCGCAGGTGCGTCCGCCGGACGGGGGCAGCGGGACCGCGCAGAACGCGGTGAACTTCGTCGCGCTGAACGCGGCGACCGGGAACCCGACGTCCTGCAACCTGTCCTTCACGATCGGCAGCGGCAGCGCGACGGTGCGCGCGCTCGCCGTGTCGCCGGACAAGAAGACGCTGTACGCGGGCGGCTACTTCGGCGCGGTCAACGGCACGCCGGTCAGCAGCCTCGCCGCGATCGACATCGCCACCTGCACGCCCAAGGCGAACTTCCACCCGAGCGTCTCCGCCACCGTGCGCACGCTCGCGGTCACCGGCGACACCGTGTACCTGGGCGGCGACTTCACCTCGGTCGGCGGCAGCGCGCACGCGCGGTACGCGGCGGTGGACGCCACCAGCGGCGCCGTCAAGCCCTTCCAGGCTGACGTCGACGAGCCCGGACGGGCCGTCGCGGTCACCCCGGACGGCGACAACGTGATCCTCGGCGGTGACTTCTTCACCGTCAACGGCGCGAACTCGCACGCCCTGGCCGTCGTCGACTCCGCCACGGGCGCCAACGTCCGCACCTACCCGGGATTCATCGAGAACAACTCGGTGGTCAAGGCTCTCGACACGGACGCCACCGGCTTCTACACCGGCAACGAGGGCACCGGCGGCGGCGTCTTCGACGGCCGCATCGCGCTGGACCTGTCCACGCTGAACCAGCGCTGGCGCGACACCTGCCTGGGCGCCACCCAGGCCGTCAAGTCGTACCAGGACGTGGTGTACAGCGCCTCGCACGCGCACGACTGCTCCAGCGTCGGCGAATACCCCGACGGGCGCCGTCACCACCTGCTCGCGGAGCCGACCACCGGCACCAACAAGCTCGGCTGGTTCCCGGACACCAACGACGGTCTGGGCGAGGGCATCGGCCCGCGCGCCATGGCAGTCTCCGAGACCTCCGACAACAAGTACATGTGGGTCGGCGGCGAGTTCACCACCGTCAACGGCTCGGCGGCCCAGGGCCTGACGCGCTTCGCGGCGACCCCGGACGTCGGTGCGCCGACGGTGCCCTCGGTCGGCGCGGAGTCGGTCAAGCCGACCGAGGCCCACGTGCGCTGGCGCGCGAGCCTCGACACGGACGACACCAAGCTGACGTACAAGGTGTACCGCAACGGCGGTTCCACGCCGGTGTACACGGTCGACGGCGACTCCGTGGAGTGGTCGCGTCCGCAGCTGTCATTCACCGACACCAATGTCACGGCCGGTTCCACCTACAGCTACCGGGTGACCGCGACCGACGGGGCGGGCAACGCCTCCGCGCTGTCCGCCACGGCCTCGGTGACGGTGCCGACCTCCGCCCAGAAGTACCCGGCGAAGGTGCTCGACGACGGCGCGAACCTGTACTGGCGCTACGACGAGTCCGCCACTCCGTTCGTCGGCGACACCTCGCCCGGCGACCAGAGCGGCATCCACGTCAACGGGCCCTCGTTGCGCCAGACTCCGGCCGCCGTGACCGGTCCGTCCACCGCCATCGGTTTCGACGGCAGCGACCAGATCGTCTACAGCGACAAGCGCACCACGGTGCCGAGTCAGTACTCGATCGAGACCTGGTTCAAGACGACCACGACCAGTGGCGGCAAGCTCGTCGGGTTCGGCGACAACACCACACGGGCCAGCGGAAATTACGACAAGCACGTCTACATGCGCAACGACGGCCGGCTGGTCTTCGGCGTGTGGACGGGCACGGCCCGCACCATCACCACACCCAACAGCTACAACAACGGTGCCTGGCACCACGTCGTCGCCACCCAGGGCTCCTCCGGGCTGGCGCTGTACGTGGACGGCACCCAGATCGGCACGCTCGCCGAGTCCAACAGCCAGGCCTACAGCGGCTACTGGCACGTCGGCGGCGACAACCTCAACGGCTGGCCGAACCAGCCGTCCAGCAACTACTTCGCCGGGCAGATCGACGAGACCGCGATCTACCCGTCGGTGCTGAGCGCGGCCCAGGTGCAGAGCCACTACACCCTGGCCACGGCCCCGGCCGACAGCGTGCAGACGGTCCGCGCCACGGACGACACGTACGTCAACGCCGGTGCCGCGAGCACCAACTACGGCACCTCCAGTTCGCTGGCGGTGCGCGGCAGCGCGGCGTACGAGACGTATCTGCGCTTCGACCTGCCTGCGGCCCCGGCCGGGACCGTGCTCAAGAGCGCGCGGCTCGCGGTGAAGACGACCACGCTGAGCAGTGCGGGCAGCACGGACGACTACGCCGTACGGCCGGTGACCGGAAGCTGGACGGAGGCGGGGACCACCTTCGCCTCCAAGCCCGCCCTGTCCTCGACCTCGGTCGGCACCCTCAGCGGGGCCACCGACCTGTCGACGGTCTACTCGGCGACGCTCAACACCTCGGCGCTCTCTCCCGCTCTGGGAGGCAGCTACGACCTGGCGCTCACGAGCACCGGGACGGACGCGCTGTGGGTGTGGTCCAGTGAGGCCTCGGCCGCGGAGAACACCCCGCAGCTGGTGCTGACCTTCGGGGCGCCGTAA